In Thunnus thynnus chromosome 13, fThuThy2.1, whole genome shotgun sequence, the following proteins share a genomic window:
- the LOC137195682 gene encoding serine/threonine-protein kinase DCLK1-like isoform X3: MEMEHFDDRDKGQRHGRSSGKMNGVLSPTHSAHCSLYRTRTLKTLSAEKRAKKVRFYRNGDRYFNGIVYAISTDRFRTFDALLADLTRSLSDNVNLPQGVRTIYTLDGSKKISSIDQLIEGESYVCSSIEAYKKVDYTKNVNPNWSVNVKAAAAASRGPPSLGSAKAGGPESRETKDFIRPKLVTVVRSGVKPRKAVRILLNKKTAHSYEQVLTDITDAIKLDSGVVKKIYTLEGKLVACLQDFFGDEDIFVACGPEKFRYQDDLMLDESECRVMKSVTYGKISGSLNRGSPRTIIQTRRSKSPASVNGTPASQLSTPHSGKSPSPSPTSPGSLNQRREKDKAVTEHRPTTS; this comes from the exons ATGGAGATGGAACATTTCGACGACCGGGACAAAGGTCAGAGGCACGGCCGGTCCAGTGGCAAGATGAACGGGGTTCTGAGTCCCACACACAGCGCCCACTGCAGCCTGTACCGGACCCGGACCTTGAAGACTCTGAGCGCGGAGAAGAGAGCCAAGAAAGTGCGCTTCTACCGCAACGGAGACCGCTACTTCAACGGGATTGTTTACGCCATTTCCACAGATAGATTCCGAACCTTTGACGCCCTGCTGGCGGACCTGACCCGCTCCCTGTCCGATAACGTCAACCTGCCCCAGGGAGTCCGCACCATCTACACCCTGGATGGCTCCAAGAAGATCTCCAGTATTGACCAGCTGATAGAAG GTGAGAGCTATGTGTGCAGCTCCATTGAAGCTTACAAAAAGGTGGATTACACAAAAAACGTGAACCCCAATTGGTCGGTGAACGTCAAGGCCGCGGCGGCGGCCTCCCGTGGGCCTCCTTCCCTGGGCAGCGCTAAGGCCGGTGGCCCGGAGAGCCGCGAAACCAAGGACTTCATACGTCCAAAGCTTGTGACAGTGGTGCGGAGCGGAGTGAAGCCCCGCAAAGCTGTGAGGATCCTGCTGAACAAGAAAACGGCCCATTCCTACGAACAAGTCCTGACCGACATCACCGATGCCATCAAGCTCGACTCCGGAGTGGTTAAGAAGATCTACACGCTGGAGGGCAAACTG gtgGCATGTCTGCAAGACTTCTTTGGAGACGAGGACATTTTTGTGGCGTGTGGACCAGAGAAGTTTCGCTACCAAGATGACTTGATGCTGGATGAGAGTG AGTGTCGTGTGATGAAGTCGGTGACCTATGGAAAGATTTCTGGCTCTCTGAACCGAGGCTCCCCCAGGACTATCATCCAAACACGGCGCAGCAAGTCCCCAGCATCCG tGAACGGGACACCGGCCAGTCAGCTGTCCACTCCTCATTCGGGAAAATCTCCCAGTCCCTCCCCGACCAGCCCGGGCAGCCTCAACCAACGCCGG GAAAAGGACAAAGCCGTGACTGAGCATAGGCCGACTACATCTTAG
- the ccdc169 gene encoding coiled-coil domain containing 169, translating to MTADSDYSKYDLARLQAELEQERELKEMLEESVSDLRSTMCELQERLHSVDGEGNEWKTRFETQRELNGQLERQISLIHERLEDLRGNPMDRLASIRSYDDMPVDTLRQRLKLLTDEKSDLQSQLMDCHRRIEQEGKAFHKTNDERRAYLSEIAKLSSTLDAQRRQYSTQPQRGIESKQRGKQTSRKSEADTKKGKEREEDGVRVKGGGGGGGGEGTTAERREEKKAQQGSRLPTLKHYLKHNP from the exons ATGACAGCAGACAGCGACTACAGCAAATACGATTTGGCACGACTGCAGGCCGAACTTGAGCAAGAAAGGGAACTTAA AGAAATGCTGGAGGAGTCTGTGTCTGATCTGCGGAGCACCATGTGTGAACTGCAAGAAAGGCTGCACAGTGTTGATGGGGAAG GAAATGAGTGGAAGACAAGATTTGAGACCCAGAGAGAGCTGAACGGACAGTTAGAAAGACAGATCTCACTCATTCATGAGAGACTGGAGGACCTACGAGGAAACCCCATGG ATCGATTGGCCTCTATCCGATCATATGACGACATGCCAGTA GATACACTGAGACAGCGTCTGAAGCTCCTTACTGATGAGAAGTCTGACCTCCAGAGTCAGCTGATGGACTGTCATCGAAGGATCGAACAAGAAGGAAAG GCATTTCATAAAACCAATGATGAGAGACGGGCATATCTTTCAGAAATTGCTAAG CTGTCCTCAACCCTCGATGCCCAAAGAAGACAGTACTCCACTCAGCCACAGAGGGGGATAGAGAGCAAACAGAG AGGGAAGCAGACCAGCAGGAAGTCGGAGGCTGATActaagaaaggaaaagagagagaagaagatggAGTACGTGTgaaaggaggaggtggtggtggtggtggtgaaggaaCAACAgcggagagaagagaagagaagaaagccCAACAAGGAAGCAGGTTGCCCACCCTAAAGCACTACCTGAAACACAACCCCTAA